ACCGAGGATTGAAGAATCCGCCCATACCACCCTCCCCGGAGACGTAACTTTCGAGCGTCACTTCGAACTCGTCTTCCCCGTCGGTTTCGACGACGCAAACGATAGCCATCTTACTCTCGGTCTGAACGATGTCGAGGTTCCCGTCGCCGACCACGATGTACTGGTCGCCGACGATGCTCCGACTCCGCGCGAGCGAGAGCGCGGCCCGGAGCGGGAACCCGCGATTCAGCAGGCGAACCATCGTCTTGCCGACTCGGACCGCACAGCTGTTTATTACGTCGCTGAGCGTGACGACGCCGCCGACGCTCCCCCCGTCGATGAGCGCCATCCCTTGGGCGTACGACCGGCAGGCGTTCAACACGAACGCCTCGGCACCGACCGAGTCGAGGTCGGCCGCGTCGAGGTGGCCGTCGGCACACTCGAACCCGAACTCGTCGATGTGCCCGATGTAATGGAGGAACGCCGTCTCTTCGGCCAGCACCGCGCGGAGTTCGTCGGTCCGCAGGTCGTGGTGGACGGTCACGTCGAAGGGTAAGTTCTCCCGAGAACCGTACACCTCGGCGGCGATGTCGCGCTCCTCGTCCATCGCGGTGTCGTTGCAGACCACCGCGATGTCGATGTCGTCGCCGGTTTCTCGGCCGAGGCGGTTCCGGAACGCGGTCGCCGTCGCCTTGGTGGCGTCCACGGGGGCGTGGTCGCCGATCCACGCCTGTTCGACCGAGTCGGTGGGTTCCGGTTCGACGACCGGGCGCGTCCCGCTCGGTTCCGAAGAACTCCGAGTGAAGTCGCCGTCGCGCGCGAGACCGCCGGACGACGCGGCCGCGCGGTGGGTCGCCGTCCGCCGGGCCGCGGGCGTCCGGACGACGGCGAGGTCGTCCACCAGAAACGGCACCGATGCGACGTTCTCGGGCGCGGGATCGACGCGAGTCGAGAGCTTCCACGTCGGAATCTGCTCTTCGATTACCTCGAAGGGAACCGAGAGGTACGCCTCCAGTCGCTCGGCCAGCGACCGCTCGTAGAGGGCCGCGAAGTCGAGGTCCACGAGCGGTTCGACCATCTCGCGTTCGTGGAGCGTCACCGGGTAGTAGCCCTCCGTTCTGGTGACGCAGTCGAGGAAAAACGTCTGTTTTAGCGTTCGGGCGACCTCCTCCTCGAATCCCTTCGGGCCGTCAAGGTCGTACGCGAACCCCTCGTCGGTGACGAGTCGGGGCGCGCTCGCGTCGCCGACCACGAGTTGCGCCCCGAGGTAGAACGCCAGCGGTGCGGCGACGTAGGCGTGGTCTCGGTCGGGCGGCAACTCGATTCGGACGCCCGTCTCCGGGGTGTCGAGTTCGTCGGGAATCGCCAACTCGTCGCCGAGTTCGACGAGCGGCGGATGGCCCCGAAGCGTCGGGAAACTCCGCTCGGGACTCGTCGTCTTGAGCGCCGACCCGAGCGTCGAGAGCGCGGCCATCACATCGCAGGGGTCCTCGGTCGTCGTGACGGTCGCGGCCGGGCGCTCGTGGTGGGACCGCGCGCCGACCCGCACCGTCGTCGCCGACTCGAACGCGAACCGAATCCCGTCGCCGGTCGCGGTCACCTTCACTGGTCCCTCGACGGCGAGATACACCTTCATCGGCGCGCACAGTTCGATGCTGTAGCGTCCCGGCGGGAGTCGCCGGTCGGTCTCGTCGCCGACTTCGAGTCGCATCCGCCCGTCCTCGTCTCGAACGTACGCCGCCACGAGCGTCGGGAGCGCAACGCTCTCGGTCGTGACGGCGAACGCCGCGTCCACCGGAAACCGGAACTCGTCGGCGTCGGCCGGTGTCGGCGATACCGGCGCGGACGTTTCGATGGCGTATCTGCGGCGCTCGATTCGGTCCCGGACTTCGAACCCGGATAGCTCCGACGTGGCCTTGAACGACAGCGTCACGGCCACACCCCCTGTCTCTTCCCGCGTCTTTGTACCCCTCGGAGAGAACGCATATCTTCATATTAGAAGTTGATGCGCAAAAAATTACCGGCAGGGGCGCTATTCGACCGACCTATTGATTATCCCTGTAACAGCATGCGGAGGTTTTCGGCGAGGAGTTTCGGCGTGTGGCGTCGCGCGCCGTCGAGTGCGTCTTCGAGCGCGCGTGCGGCGTCGTCGAGTGCGCCTCGTCCGTGACCGACCAGCACGCGCTCGGGTCGGAGACCGCGCAGGGCCGACGGCGGCGTGAGTCGCATCATCGGATGGACGCCGATCCGCTCGCCGGGCGTGGTGAAATACGGCGCGTTGCCGACGCTCTCGGAGACCATGAGCGTGCCGCTGGACTCGTCGTAGAGCGCCGCCTCCTCCCACCCCAAGGCGTCGGCCACCGAGAATAGCCGGTAGTCGGTGCCCGGAAGCCCTCCGTCGAACCGCCGGAGCGTAGCCTCCATCTCGGGCACGCGGTCGAACCACTCGGGGACGTAGACCGGCACGTCGTGACGGCGCGCGATTTCGTCGGCGTCCCGGTAGTGGCGGTTCAGAAGGACGACGACGCCCGCCACGTCGCCGAACTCCGCGAGCAGGTCGTCCACGCCGGAGGCGTCCACGGGGTCAACGACCCAGACGCCCGCGTCGGTGGCGAGTGCGTGGCTGGCGCGCAGCATCGTCTCGTTGGGGTAGGCTATCCACCCGACGCCCTCGTCCCACCGGTCTATCTCCTCGTACTCCCTCGCAGGCTCTGATTTCTTTATCGGCATGTACGGATGTACGGACCGAACCCACAAAACCCTCCTGTACCCGGTCGTATATGCTGTGTTCCCTCGCGCGCCTCGCCTGCAGGGGTTTAAGCGGCGGGCGCGCGTACCACGCACCCATGCTCTCGGGGTTACGCTGGCTGGCGCTCGAAGCGAAATATCTCGACCGCGCCCGCGAGTTCTACGCGACCCATCTTGACCTCTCGGTGGTCCGGGAGGGCGACGACGAAGTCGTCTTCGACGCTGGCGGGGCGAATCTCGTCCTCCGAGAACCCGGCGCGGTGCTCCGCGGCGGGGTCCACACCCACTTCGCCTTCGCCGCGCCGCCGGACCGGTACGACGAGTGGTACGACCGCCTCGCGCGGTCGTTCGACCTCACGGAGTTCGACTTCGGCGGCGCGAAGTCGCTGTACTTCTACGACCCGGACGGCAACTGCGTCGAAATCGGCGGCGTCGGCGAGGGCGAGTCGGCCATCACCGATGTCTTCGAAATCGTGCTGGAGGTCGAAGACCTCGCGCGCGCCGAGTCGTTCTACCGGTCGCTCGGCTTCGAGGTCGTGGACCGCGGCGACCAGCGCCGTCGCCTCCGACTCGGCGGCCCGGTGGACCTCGAACTCTGGGAACCCCACCTCGGCATCGCCGACGCTCGCGGCGGACTCCACGTCGATGTGGGGTTCGCGGCCGAGGACCCGGCGGCCGCGGCCGAGGCGGTCCGCGACGAGGCCTGCGCTGTCACTGCGGTAGACGACGGCGTGCGCGTCCGCGACCCTGACGGCCACTACCTGACTGTTCTATAATTCGAAGGCGGTCGGGGATTTCGCCGGGTCGAGGGTTCCGTGAGTCAGATGGCGGCCGTCTTTAGAGAATCCTACTCGTCAACCGGCGTTTTGACGATAGTCACTGGTCGTTCGGCCATGCGGGCGACTCGCTCGGCGACGCTTCCGAGTAACCGACGGTACTCGCCCGAGCGGTTCTTCGACCCGAGAATTGCAAGGCCGACGGCGGCCTCGTCCATGTACGCCAGAATCTCCTCGTGGGGGACGCCGTGGCGGACGACGGTCCGCGTTTCGACGCCGCCCTCGGTGGCGCTTTCCGCGATATCTTCGATAGCGTCCCGACCGGCTTTTTCGAGGGCGCTTTCGAGACCCTCGAACTCGTGGACGTACTCGTCGCTGGGGTAGGAACTGTACGCCTCGGCATCCACGACGTAGAGAATGTGGAGTTCGGCGTCGTAACGCTCGGCCGCATCGACCGCGTGTTCTATTGCCGAATCGACACCGGCGCTCATGTCTGTCGGTAGCAAAATCTTGTCGTACATACCTAGTCATTCCGAGAGGACGGACAAAGAACTGATTCTGATTCCCCCACGCGGAGAACGACAGAAAGATTCTTGATACCTTTGGGGCTACGGGACCGGGCGGTATCTTCGTCGTGCCGGACCACTCGAATCCGTTCGGGAACTCGCTCGGTTCTACAGTCGCCCGGTGTCCACGCTCACGTCGTCGGGCGTCACGATGAGGAACTTCCGGAAGTGAATCAGGTTCCCACCCCGCTCTTTGACTCGCGGCGCGAGGTCGGCCGCCAGTTCCGGCAGGTCGCCCTCGACCGCCAGCACGAGGACGTTGCCGCGGTCGATGACCTCGAACCACTCGCGCTCGTCGGTCGTCCCGTCCAGTTCCCCGAGGACGATGCGCCGGTCGGCGTCCTCGGACTCGTCGTCGTCGTTCGTTATCTCCTGCTCGACCATCTGGAGGTCGAGCTCGAACCCACTGGTCATACGCCCTCGCTCGCACTCCCCCGGCAAAATCCTTGCCCCCGGAGTCCGTTCGCTAATCGGATATTTTACCAAGGTGGCAGAAGGCTCGGCCGACGAGGCGTAGAAATCGACGCGGGCGTTCTCGGTTGAGACCGGTATCGACGCCGTTACAGGAGGTCCGTCCCACGACCGTCCGAGACCGTTCGAGACGGGAAATCGGCTACAGACGCAACCACTCGGTCGTCTGGTCGTGTTCGGGGACGTGCCAGCGCTGTTCGGTGGGAACGCCGTCGCGCTTCCGGAGTTCGACGCGCGCGTCGAACAACCCCGAGAGTCGTTCGACCATCTCGTCGTCGTCCGGCGTCGGCAGGTGGTAGTGGGCCATGCCGTGGACGCCGCGAACCATCGCCGAGACCGAGCGCACGAACCGGGCGACGCGGTCGGGACCGTGTTCGTGGGTCAAGCGACCGAGCGACGAGACCGAAAGCCGGAGTTCAGAGGGGTCCAGTCCGGCGTCGGCAAAGAAGTCGATAGCGAGGATGATCTCCTCGCGCAGACGCCCGAGCGGACTCCGGTCCGACTCGTCGGCCGGAAGGTGCGTGGCGGCACTCTCGGCGGCTTTCGGCACCGACCGCTGGCAGGTCTCCTGATCGACGAGCCACACGTCGGGGTCCTCGGACTCGACGCCTGACGGGAGTCGTTCGCGGACGTTCTCCGATTGGGAGTCGGCCAGCGCGAGGATGCGCTTGCGCTCGGCGGTCGGCGCGCCGAGCAGCGTCCGCGTCGCCTCGATGGTCACGTCTTCAGATACGGCACCCGTGACGAGAAGGTTACAGCCGTCGCGTTTGAGCCGTTTCAACACCTCCTGAAACTCGTTGGTCGAACAGTCCCCGCGAAAGCGTGCCCGCTGGAGTGACATCTCATCTCATACCACAAACGGGGTCAAAATAAAATTTTGTATTCGGTCGGGCGAGAATAGATGTCTCTTCCGGGTTCCGTACGCGAAATATTATCGAGGGTTTGCCGAGTGAGGAACAGAATCACCCGCGACGGCACAGTATCAGTTCTCGTCGTACTCGCGCTTGAAGCCGCGGAACTCGGTCCGGTGGGCCTCCTCGTCGGCGAGGATGGTGACCGCGATGTCTTCGGTCACGGGGTCCTCGTCGCCAGCGGCAGCGATGAGCGACCGGTAGGTCTCGATGGCGTCCTCCTCGGCGTCGAGGACGCCCTCGATGACCGACAGTACGTCGGTGCTGCTCTCGGGCGGTTGGAGGCTCTCCTGTCGGGCCTCGAAGTCGTAGGAGGCTGGCGGTCGCTCGTCGAGTTGCTTGAGTCGCTGGCCGAGCATCTCGGCGTGGTTGAGTTCCTCCTGAATGTCGGTTTCGAGGCTCTCCTTGACCTCTTCGGCGCTCACGCCCTCGAGGACGATGGAGTTAGTGAGGTAGTTCATTACGGTCTCGATTTCGTCGCTGTACGCCTTCTTGAGCAGGTCCGTGACCTCTTGGTTCGTCATCGACCGGAACTACGTCCGCCAGCCTTCTTACTGTTCCGGCGGTGACAGTCCGTGCGAACCCGTCTCGCGGCTCGTCCCCGTCAGCGTCCTTCGGCGTCGTTCACCGATGACAACAATAAGTCATTCTTCCGACAGTATTCTCCAACGTGGTCCGTGGTCTCGAACGATTCACCGAGAGCAACGGGCGCGTCGTCTCGACGCGCCCGAGAGCTATTTGAGGTTAAATTTGGAAAATCAACTGTTTTAGAGCCGGGATAAAAATATGGTTGACGAGACGAGTATAAGGATAACTAAGGAATACCCGACGATTACAGGACGTTTTAGTCGGGCGATTTCGGTGAACAACCCCTCCGAGACGGTGTGTCAGTCGGAGTGAATAATCTGTTACAGCGGTACGTTTAAATAGGAGAGCGGCTCCATCACCGAGTACGATGTCTGACAACGACATGCACTCGTCCGATACCAGTCGGGCGGGTCGAGTTCTTCGACGGCACGTTGAAAACTAACGGCGAGTTCGAGTCCGCGCGGGTCTTCGACACGACCCTGCGCGACGGCGAACAGGCCCCCCGAACGTCGTTCTCCGGGGACGAGAAACGAACCATCGCGGCCGCCTTGGACGAGATGGGCACCCACGTCATCGAGGCGGGGTTCCCGGTCAACTCCGACGCCGAGTTCGAGGCGGTCAGCGACATCGCCGCGAACACCTCGGCGACGACCTGCGGGTTGGCCCGCGTGGTCGAGAAGGACGTGGAGGCCGCGCTCGACTCCGGCGTCGAGATGGTCCACGTCTTCGCCTCGACCAGCGACGTGCAGATAGAGGATTCGATGCACGCCACCCGCGAGGAAGTCGTCGAGCGCTCGGTGAACGCGGTCGAACGCGTGACCGAGGCGGGCGCGACGGCGATGTTCTCCCCGATGGACGCCACCCGGACCGACGAGGACTACCTGCGGGAGGTAGTCGAAGCGGTCTCGGCGGTCGGCGTCGATTGGATAAACATCCCGGACACCTGCGGGGTTGCGACCCCCACTCGGTTCGCGGACCTCGTGGGCAAGGTCGATAGCTGGACCGACGCGCGCATCGACGTTCACACCCACGACGACTTCGGGATGGCCTCGGCCAACGCAGTCGCGGGATTCGAGGCGGGCGCGGACCAAGCGCAGGTTTCCATCAACGGTATCGGCGAGCGCGCCGGAAACGCGGCCTACGAGGAGGTCGTGATGTCCGTCGAGTCGGTCTACGGGGTCGATACCGGCATCGACACGACCGGTATCACGGAGATTTCCCGGATGGTCGAGGAGTTCAGCGAGGTCCCGGTTCCTGCGAACAAGCCCGTCACGGGCGACAACGCCTTCGCCCACGAGTCGGGCATCCACGCCGCGGGCGTCATCGAGAACTCCGACACTTTCGAGCCGGGAGTCATGACGCCCGAGATGGTAGGTGCCGAGCGCGAGTTCGTACTCGGCAAACACACCGGCGCGAACTCGGTCCGCAAGCGACTGGCGGACCGCGGCTTCGCGCCGACCGACGCCGAGGTCCGACAGGTGACCCGCCGGGTCAAAGACTACGGCGCGGAAAAGAACCGCGTCACGGTCGCCGACCTCGAACGGTTCGCCCGCGAGGTCGGCGTCGCCGAGGAAGAACCGGAGGTCCGCGCCTGATGACTCCCTCCGGATTCGCTCCGCCTCGCCAGCCGCGCCCGGCGGGTTCGATGCGGGCGTCTCGTGAGCCACAGATGAAACGGGCGTCTCGCGGTGCGAGACGCCCGCGAGCGTCGAGGTCGTCGCGTGCGCGACGACCTCGAACCCCCGGTGTGACAGGACCTCGAAGTTCGCGCAATGGTTGCGCCACGGGAAAGGGTTATCAGCGTCCGGGTCGGTATGTTTCCAGTAACGATGCGACAGTCACCAACTGCGTGCGCCACGGGACGCTTCGCGTCCCGACGCGCGCTCGCGGCGTCCGCCGCGAGCGCACCGGCCACCAGCGGCGAGACTGTCGAGCGCGTGATTATCGTAGGGGCTTGAGCCCCTACAATACCATTTCTCCGACCCGGCACTCCGAATCGTTTTCCGACCGACTAGCACGCGCTCGACCACCAGTGACGACAAATCCAACGACACCGAGAACACGAGAGGCACCGCCAGCGAACCGCTCCAGACGAACCGCGCCGGAGGTCGGTTGGCGTGAGTGAACGCGCCCGCCCCGCCTTCTCCGAGGGCGACGCCGAGGAGGAGACCGACACCGGGAGGGAAACCGACACCGAGCGGAAAGCCGACGCGGCCGAACCGAGCGTCGAGTCGGATGGAGTCGAGCAGAGCGACGAAAAGCCACGGACTGGGGCAAACGCGGTCGTCACCGCGCTCGAACGCGCCGGGGCCGAGACGCTGTTCGGCGTGCAGGGCGGGGCCATCATGCCCGTCTACGACGCGCTGTACGATTCGGACCTCCGCCACGTCACGATGGCCCACGAACAGGCCGCGGCCCACGCCGCCGACGCCTACGGCATCGTCTCGGGCACGCCGGGCGTCTGTCTGGCGACTTCCGGGCCGGGCGCGACCAACCTGACCACCGGCATCGCGGACGCCGACATGGACTCGGACCCGATGGTCGCGCTAACCGGACAGGTCCCGACCGACTTCGTGGGCAACGACGCCTTTCAGGAGACCGACACCACCGGTCTGACCGCCCCCATCACGAAGACGAACTACTTCGCCCAGCGCGCCGACGACGTGGGCAACACGGTCGGCGAGGCGTTCGCGCTGGCCGGGGCAGGCCGACCCGGCCCGACCGTGGTTGACCTCCCGAAGGACGTGACACAGGCCGAGACCGACGCCGAGCCGGGCGAAGCGACGACGCCCGAGACGTACAATCCCCAGACGGTCGCCGACGGCGCGGCCGTGCGCGAGGGGGCGCGAACGCTCGAACGCGCCGAGAAACCCGTCATCCTCGCTGGCGGCGGCGTGATCAAGGGCGAAGCCAGCGACGAACTCCGCGAGTTCGCCCGCAATTACGAGATTCCGGTCGCCACCTCGATGCCCGCGGTCGGCGCGTTCCCCGAGGACGACGAACTGGCGATGGAGATGGTCGGGATGCACGGCACGGGCTACGCCAACATGGCGACGACCCACTGCGACGTGTTGCTCGCGGTCGGCTGTCGATTCGACGACAGGCTGACCGGCGGCGTCGAGACGTTCGCACCCGAGGCCGAGGTCCTGCATGTGGACATCGACCCGGCGGAGGTCTCGAAGAACGTCTACGCGGACGTGCCCCTCGTCGGCGACGCCGCGACGGTTCTCTCGCAGTTGGACGCCGAGATGGAGCGCGCGCCCGACTGCGCGGAGTGGCGCGACCAGTGCCAGCGGTGGACAGACGACTATCCGATGGACTACGCCACCCCCGAGGACGAACCGCTCAAGCCCCAGTTCGTCGTGGAGGCGCTGGACGAGGCCACCGACGACGACGCCATCGTCACCACCGGCGTCGGCCAGCACCAGATGTGGGCCGTCCAGTATTGGACCTACCGCGAACCACGGACGTGGGTGTCGAGTCACGGACTCGGCACGATGGGCTACGGCCTGCCCGCCGCAATCGGCGCGAAGATGGCCGCCCCGGACACGGAAGTCGTCAGCTTCGAGGGCGACGGCTCGTTGTTGATGACGATTCAGGAGTTGGCCGTCGCGGTCCGCGAGAATCTAGACATTACGGTCGCGGTCCTGAACAACGAGTACATCGGGATGGTCCGCCAGTGGCAGGACGCTTTCTTCGACGGGCGGCGGGCGGCCTCCGAGTATTCGTGGTGCCCCGAGTTCGACAAACTGGCCGAGGCGTTCGGCGCGCGCGGGTTCGCCGTCTCGGAGTACGACGAGGTGGCCGACACCGTCGAGACCGCGATGGAGTACGACGGTCCCTCGGTCGTGGACTTCCGCATCGACCCGGCGGAGAACGTCTATCCGATGGTTCCCTCGGGCGGCGCAAACGGACAGTTCGCGCTCTCGGAGGACCAGCTATGAGCGACAGCGAGAACGCCAGCGAGACGGGCAACGAGAGCGAGACCGCCGGACTGCGAGGACCGAATCCCGAGGAGCGACCCCGGCCGGACGGCCAGCGGAATCGCCACGGCGAGCGCATCGACACCGCGACCGACGCCGAGCAGGAGCCTCGGACCGCGGTGGTCTCCGCGCTGGTCGAACACGAACCCGGCGTGCTGGCCAAGGTTTCGGGGCTGTTCTCCCGGCGGCAGTTCAACATCGAGAGTCTGACCGTCGGGCCGACGACCGTCGAGGGCCACGCCCGCATCACGCTGGTCGTCGAGGAGACCGACGCAGGCATCGAGCAGGTCAAAAAAC
This genomic stretch from Halorussus pelagicus harbors:
- a CDS encoding DUF7504 family protein, translated to MSLQRARFRGDCSTNEFQEVLKRLKRDGCNLLVTGAVSEDVTIEATRTLLGAPTAERKRILALADSQSENVRERLPSGVESEDPDVWLVDQETCQRSVPKAAESAATHLPADESDRSPLGRLREEIILAIDFFADAGLDPSELRLSVSSLGRLTHEHGPDRVARFVRSVSAMVRGVHGMAHYHLPTPDDDEMVERLSGLFDARVELRKRDGVPTEQRWHVPEHDQTTEWLRL
- a CDS encoding universal stress protein, encoding MYDKILLPTDMSAGVDSAIEHAVDAAERYDAELHILYVVDAEAYSSYPSDEYVHEFEGLESALEKAGRDAIEDIAESATEGGVETRTVVRHGVPHEEILAYMDEAAVGLAILGSKNRSGEYRRLLGSVAERVARMAERPVTIVKTPVDE
- a CDS encoding ferritin-like domain-containing protein; its protein translation is MTNQEVTDLLKKAYSDEIETVMNYLTNSIVLEGVSAEEVKESLETDIQEELNHAEMLGQRLKQLDERPPASYDFEARQESLQPPESSTDVLSVIEGVLDAEEDAIETYRSLIAAAGDEDPVTEDIAVTILADEEAHRTEFRGFKREYDEN
- a CDS encoding LeuA family protein; the protein is MTTTCTRPIPVGRVEFFDGTLKTNGEFESARVFDTTLRDGEQAPRTSFSGDEKRTIAAALDEMGTHVIEAGFPVNSDAEFEAVSDIAANTSATTCGLARVVEKDVEAALDSGVEMVHVFASTSDVQIEDSMHATREEVVERSVNAVERVTEAGATAMFSPMDATRTDEDYLREVVEAVSAVGVDWINIPDTCGVATPTRFADLVGKVDSWTDARIDVHTHDDFGMASANAVAGFEAGADQAQVSINGIGERAGNAAYEEVVMSVESVYGVDTGIDTTGITEISRMVEEFSEVPVPANKPVTGDNAFAHESGIHAAGVIENSDTFEPGVMTPEMVGAEREFVLGKHTGANSVRKRLADRGFAPTDAEVRQVTRRVKDYGAEKNRVTVADLERFAREVGVAEEEPEVRA
- the ilvB gene encoding biosynthetic-type acetolactate synthase large subunit encodes the protein MSERARPAFSEGDAEEETDTGRETDTERKADAAEPSVESDGVEQSDEKPRTGANAVVTALERAGAETLFGVQGGAIMPVYDALYDSDLRHVTMAHEQAAAHAADAYGIVSGTPGVCLATSGPGATNLTTGIADADMDSDPMVALTGQVPTDFVGNDAFQETDTTGLTAPITKTNYFAQRADDVGNTVGEAFALAGAGRPGPTVVDLPKDVTQAETDAEPGEATTPETYNPQTVADGAAVREGARTLERAEKPVILAGGGVIKGEASDELREFARNYEIPVATSMPAVGAFPEDDELAMEMVGMHGTGYANMATTHCDVLLAVGCRFDDRLTGGVETFAPEAEVLHVDIDPAEVSKNVYADVPLVGDAATVLSQLDAEMERAPDCAEWRDQCQRWTDDYPMDYATPEDEPLKPQFVVEALDEATDDDAIVTTGVGQHQMWAVQYWTYREPRTWVSSHGLGTMGYGLPAAIGAKMAAPDTEVVSFEGDGSLLMTIQELAVAVRENLDITVAVLNNEYIGMVRQWQDAFFDGRRAASEYSWCPEFDKLAEAFGARGFAVSEYDEVADTVETAMEYDGPSVVDFRIDPAENVYPMVPSGGANGQFALSEDQL
- a CDS encoding VOC family protein yields the protein MLSGLRWLALEAKYLDRAREFYATHLDLSVVREGDDEVVFDAGGANLVLREPGAVLRGGVHTHFAFAAPPDRYDEWYDRLARSFDLTEFDFGGAKSLYFYDPDGNCVEIGGVGEGESAITDVFEIVLEVEDLARAESFYRSLGFEVVDRGDQRRRLRLGGPVDLELWEPHLGIADARGGLHVDVGFAAEDPAAAAEAVRDEACAVTAVDDGVRVRDPDGHYLTVL
- a CDS encoding DUF5779 family protein, producing the protein MTSGFELDLQMVEQEITNDDDESEDADRRIVLGELDGTTDEREWFEVIDRGNVLVLAVEGDLPELAADLAPRVKERGGNLIHFRKFLIVTPDDVSVDTGRL